One part of the Neoarius graeffei isolate fNeoGra1 chromosome 2, fNeoGra1.pri, whole genome shotgun sequence genome encodes these proteins:
- the LOC132875463 gene encoding induced myeloid leukemia cell differentiation protein Mcl-1 homolog — MTELSVMKRSAPLSLLCCGLENGGAVRWVSPLSAPLDTFSQKREEELDGCTEEADGRAAGAGINAGKAPVESRSELEERGCEELLNPELETETYELLRQLFRSHTGLPVEHRRNKAHSALPSLQRVVGKTIHNHRIAYTGMVRRLFENSSLDGVGSVLSGVFDDGVISWGRIASVLALGAVVCERLKQDCAKEQVEECVDIVALQISSYLTTDLQHWFINNNGWDGFVEFFYVEDPESTVRKALMAVAGFGIGACLLTLMR; from the exons ATGACGGAGCTGAGTGTGATGAAGCGGAGCGCGCCGCTGAGTTTACTGTGCTGTGGGCTTGAGAATGGCGGCGCTGTTCGCTGGGTTTCCCCTTTAAGCGCTCCACTGGACACTTTCTCACAGAAACGCGAGGAGGAGCTCGACGGCTGCACGGAGGAGGCCGACGGACGGGCTGCTGGAGCCGGGATTAATGCAGGGAAAGCGCCTGTGGAAAGCCGGTCAGAGCTTGAGGAGCGCGGCTGTGAGGAGCTCCTGAACCCGGAGCTGGAGACGGAGACCTACGAGCTGCTGAGGCAGCTGTTCCGCTCCCACACGGGCCTTCCGGTGGAACACAGGCGGAATAAAGCGCACTCAGCACTGCCGAGTCTGCAGAGAGTGGTGGGGAAAACCATCCACAACCACCGCATCGCATACACCG GCATGGTGCGGCGGCTGTTCGAGAACAGTAGTCTGGACGGTGTGGGCTCCGTACTGAGCGGTGTGTTTGACGATGGTGTGATTTCTTGGGGACGCATCGCAAGTGTTCTGGCTCTAGGTGCTGTGGTGTGCGAGCGGCTGAAGCAGGACTGTGCGAAGGAGCAAGTTGAGGAGTGTGTGGACATTGTTGCCTTACAAATCTCCTCCTACCTCACTACAGACCTGCAGCACTGGTTCATCAACAACAACGGCTGG GATGGTTTTGTGGAGTTCTTTTATGTCGAGGATCCCGAGTCCACAGTTCGGAAGGCACTCATGGCAGTGGCCGGATTCGGAATAGGGGCATGTCTCTTAACGCTGATGCGATGA